The Apostichopus japonicus isolate 1M-3 chromosome 20, ASM3797524v1, whole genome shotgun sequence genome contains a region encoding:
- the LOC139961339 gene encoding uncharacterized protein — protein sequence MAELIRAIQSEDKVEIWKQLATSKESANYQSKTKRETPLFWASTKGYTDVVSNLLAKGANVESKTNWGATPLHAASEMGHLEVVKLLIAHRSPLNLQTQFGDTPAHLAAYRGQFEIVKFLVEAGSDIFIKNSERRTILDEASVAENAKIVRYLDGVVFGDDMKPTLWKTPYHEDPMVTTNLMHPNGTNSYPTSPQRKQPVCRSHSTPFTEHDKTTKERKGMLKNLKLRNRSFDEVVHHPTVRLRANNQTDDVLKYCGSRARHPGVDSLDSPNRRESGSLVDDVMHKNKHLITSSSRPRSDIPPASRQLTNARVGELAESARAQSLEKLVQELQCGLSYTQDELEKTKSELKMAKEEIDLLCRTQKNMKSQFSNNNNSDNRQASSNEKKRFILNINHK from the exons ATGGCTGAGCTAATCCGCGCCATTCAAAGCGAAGATAAAGTAGAAATATGGAAACAACTGGCCACAAGCAAGGAATCGGCTAACTATCAGTCTAAAACTAAACGTGAAACGCCGTTGTTCTGGGCGAGTACGAAAGGATACACCGACGTTGTCAGCAACCTGTTGGCGAAAGGCGCCAACGTGGAATCGAAAACCAACTGGGGGGCGACACCGTTACATGCAGCCTCCGAAATGGGACACCTGGAGGTAGTAAA GTTGCTCATCGCACACCGGTCACCGTTAAACCTTCAAACACAGTTCGGAGATACACCGGCGCATCTTGCTGCATATCGCGGTCAATTCGAAATCGTGAAATTTTTGGTCGAAGCTGGGTCCGACATATTCATCAAAAATTCAGAGCGTCGTACGATCTTAGATGAGGCCTCAGTCGCTGAGAACGCTAAAATCGTGCGCTACCTGGACGGTGTGGTATTCGGTG ACGATATGAAACCGACCCTATGGAAGACACCGTATCATGAGGATCCAATGGTGACCACCAATCTTATGCACCCAAACGGCACCAACTCATACCCAACGTCACCACAGAGAAAGCAACCTGTGTGTCGATCGCACTCGACACCCTTCACAGAGCACGACAAAACcacaaaggaaaggaaagggatGCTCAAAAATTTAAAGCTTAGAAATCGAAGCTTTGATGAAGTTGTCCATCATCCTACAGTGCGACTGCGCGCTAACAATCAAACAGACGACGTTTTGAAATACTGCGGAAGCCGAGCGAGACATCCCGGGGTGGATAGTTTGGACTCACCTAATCGGAGAGAGTCGGGCAGCTTGGTCGATGACGTCATGCATAAAAATAAACATCTCATTACGTCATCTTCGCGCCCTCGTTCCGATATTCCACCTGCCAGCCGACAGTTAACGAATGCGCGTGTAGGCGAGTTGGCTGAAAGCGCGCGTGCTCAGAGCTTGGAGAAGTTAGTACAGGAACTACAGTGTGGGCTGTCCTACACACAAGACGAGCTCGAGAAAACCAAATCAGAGTTAAAAATGGCAAAAGAAGAAATTGATTTACTCTGCAGAACGcagaaaaacatgaaatcacaattcagtaacaacaacaacagcgaCAACCGACAAGCATCaagcaatgaaaagaaaagatttaTTCTGAATATTAACCATAAGTAA